One part of the Megachile rotundata isolate GNS110a chromosome 16, iyMegRotu1, whole genome shotgun sequence genome encodes these proteins:
- the gw gene encoding trinucleotide repeat containing adaptor protein gawky isoform X2, translating into MRAHVYVRYYLWRAKISSSSCLFYLHWHGARSTLIVIVYKVHCFQMLDLGFYALPAKEELSPMFPHNSSSHEISTETNAFVQNSMGDVVVLGKNSPIGMGEGRESENARYCDIEFINNSMMAKPTSHLENIVATDFLTVLSSQTGKFILTSRSLICQSVASSTTKHPTKNHLLTYDNNNNNNNNIIININNNNGSSGNNNNDNDNDNPKLNDRSNRAEHNHQDDRKPTVHTTTATTTKRKHPGLSGKNKPVSSANNSKSMSKTLSDNKTSFSILNIRVLSISVNLRLTGDKCAVGEGVPSLVRIPKSDRPSSGHFSLDSLDNYSLLGSCLHSGKYNNVKSNFSLLSNNNDNYKSVILLSSTSNHYFLRVEMDGGAIAMKLRTHLDLFRFFVNSFFDGLSLENEEQYHFESQDDERFTITNTMFLINDQTIETKLKINFGSRSPSSKFSLTLLESSKILMEINCAFPRQNQDSNELCLSRLCTFKYLRSKIRIFLSTYPYSKAESRLLYLEIVDNPSEINSSVLVTIECCSMEIDVRDRVTLQNVVSMIIEENCRISKAPLNFITLKKVEASDTSSNEESRLMKEGENVATSSSITLIVPGNELTDQQPPRPFPLRNAPIRAQSSPSWLDLVASELTQRACVPLSLGCKLYVVKLSCKVIRDFSITWKGIPSHETSYKKRTHLDVQFLSISVCVINGTTFNIPNFITAMTITCPHEGISHEIFLCNEGVSISSMNSLTTINCDHMNSMREHLNALSSFSVIDGRMSDWSLVTLRKLNDEIFTSTTVLARNCVFLLKKIFRRMYSRLASKNEHPDARISTRTTGTLILNLNEKTMEMLSSEYNGISDVATITVGALSFQDNVKSNEPSGTYLASYKYSGSHASYSISSLRSNLFNKRIKLRYQAVVGLINDKITREDLCDLYRFKRRLYKVHEVIGFNVENVFTKSLINCKRLALVGSTPQTARSVDGHHCNANTPDLKRTDNVVDLYDCSQFERSRTALRSENKTSPEDNPTTSTQSDKINAKYSIPVHFESNETIVNGSNRTQLIAYARNLIAASLGVSAGTLLQAHKNDLKQALKLLFGSVYNLDQPNLEYKKRWGIPGILKLAGGGETSLNSAGATNWGSTQTSATNNNNNNQSGWGGTSGNPSGNSGAPGNWTGNSVNRSVTANQNPNQNQGPGGQNVPGNVNKVNNPNQQSNQQSGPPTSQSSGTTQGGQNSNQWSQGKSNNPGGPGQNLSGQNNNNSSVQQQQSNSSSNNNQPNNQAQGSVNNNNTSASNTPSTKQQLEQLNTMREALFSQDGWGCQHVNQDTNWDVPTSPEPSMTKDGVPMWKPPVNNGTDLWEANLRNGGQPPPQQQAKTPWGHTPATNIGGTWGEDDDAADSSNMWTGAPTSSQPNSAAGQWTTSTGNQSGMWSGSNWGDPRIDHRDPRDLRSVDPREMRDPRDHRMSLDPREHMRVMDPMARDPRIADMRGDPRGISGRLNGANADAMWGQPPGPPHHQMGHQHPSGPPTKMLNPSNINQWAAPPPKDIMPGKPSGWEEPSPPTQRRNVPNYDDGTSLWGNPAANQRTIPGTKVSHWKDLPTPNLGRTGMQCPPGMPQNRMPGQPGMKPDVSGPMWGHPGAPGGRNGSWAEGPHDTGSWDEPKTPSTWNEAPLNPGTWGAPSTHKPKPMGPTGSWVDADMDSAPSWGHPTKPTLTKEVIWNSREFRYLCDLGFKKEDVELALRNREMNREEALELLSQLRPLDQWRRHDAHSSYDPTNQATTAPAYPRFNHVAQQMSFPPGAGVPSGNTTGSVGGSVASASLLKLQQQQQQAAVPLQQQQPSTNAPQPPFNQASRAPQNQPSTQQLRMLVQQIQLAVQEGYLNHQILNQPLAPQTLILLNQLLQQIKVLQQLHQQHSVQSTMKGNNQSVLQISVQITKTKQQIANLQNQIAVQQATYMKQQQQQQQQQQQQQQQHPAPPSQSSEYYKSSVHDPMSALQNSFTDLTMNKEPPVSQQQSRLNQWKLPSLDKDVDLVSNEFSRAPGTTSKPAATPAGLTRSHSSPNMNPLLGQGDGTWSTRLGESGWPDPGNTDSTDGKDWQPTGAAAGAAAFTDLVPEFEPGKPWKGTQMKSIEDDPSITPGSVVRSPLSLATIKDPDAIFSSSSKTSPPPQQPTNPDTSIPSLSNSTWTFNPPATTPSAFTSAKNTWGESAPPPTAVTSELWGAPMSKVRGPPPGLSSKATGNTSNGWAGLGTVGRSSSSWGLQSSTNAGWVSTWLLLKNLTPQIDGSTLKTLCMQHGPVQDFRLYLNHGIALTKYSSRDEAIKAQGALNNCVLGNTTIFAESPADSEVHALLQQLSHGGQQQTGATTGAGWSLRPSNKTGPPPDTWGGSSSQLWGAPQSSNSLWSSTGIDSNDQQRATPSSLNSYLPGDLLGGESM; encoded by the exons atGCGTGCGCATGTATACGTGCGATATTATCTATGGAGAGCAAAAATTTCGTCCTCGTCTTGTTTATTCT ATCTCCACTGGCATGGAGCTAGGAGCACATTGATAGTGATAGTCTACAAG GTACATTGTTTTCAAATGTTAGATCTTGGTTTCTATGCATTGCCTGCCAAAGAAGAACTGAGCCCTATGTTTCCACACAATTCTAGTTCACATGAGATTTCTACAGAAACAAATGCCTTCGTACAAAATTCCATG GGGGATGTAGTAGTATTAGGGAAAAACAGTCCGATAGGGATGGGGGAGGGAAGAGAATCAGAGAATGCTAGGTACTGTGATATTGAATTCATAAACAACAGCATGATGGCAAAACCTACTAGCCATCTCGAAAATATCGTCGCCACTGACTTTTTAACCGTCCTGTCAAGCCAAACtg GCAAGTTTATCTTGACTAGTCGAAGCTTGATCTGCCAGTCAGTGGCGTCGTCAACCACAAAACACCCAACAAAAAATCATCTTCTAACttacgataataataataataataataataatattattattaatattaataataacaatggtagtagtggtaataataataatgataatgataatgataatccTAAACTAAATGATCGCTCAAATCGAGCGGAACATAATCATCAAGACGATCGAAAACCAACAGTTCatacaacaacagcaacaacaacaaaaaGAAAACATCCGGGCTTGTCCGGTAAGAACAAACCGGTCAGCTCCGCCAATAACTCTAAGTCTATGTCTAAGACATTAAGTGATAATAAGACTAGCTTTAGCATACTAAATATTAGGGTACTAAGTATAAGCGTAAATCTACGATTAACAGGAGATAAGTGTGCAGTCGGTGAAGGGGTACCTAGCCTAGTTAGGATACCCAAGTCTGATCGCCCCTCATCAGGCCACTTCTCTCTCGACTCTCTTGACAATTACTCCTTACTAGGGTCCTGCCTTCATTCGGGCAAATACAATAACGTTAAGTCTAATTTTAGCCTCCTAAGTAATAATAACGATAACTACAAGTCTGTGATATTGCTCAGCTCAACCAGTAACCATTATTTCCTCCGCGTCGAAATGGACGGTGGTGCGATTGCAATGAAATTAAGAACCCATTTGGATTTATTCAGATTTTTCGTCAATTCTTTTTTCGACGGTTTATCGTTAGAAAATGAAGAACAATATCATTTCGAATCGCAGGATGATGAAcgtttcacaatcacaaacacgatgTTCTTAATAAACGACCAAACGATCGAAACCAAGCTTAAGATTAATTTCGGATCAAGAAGTCCATCGAGCAAATTTTCTTTGACGCTTTTAGAATCTAGTAAGATTCTCATGGAGATTAATTGTGCATTTCCACGTCAAAATCAAGACTCAAATGAACTCTGTTTGTCACGCTTATGTACCTTTAAGTACCTTCGTTCAAAGATTCGAATATTTTTATCGACATATCCGTATTCGAAAGCCGAATCTCGTTTACTTTATTTGGAAATCGTTGATAACCCGTCAGAGATTAATTCTTCTGTCTTAGTGACGATCGAATGTTGTTCGATGGAAATCGACGTTAGGGACAGAGTAACATTGCAAAACGTCGTTTCGATGATAATCGAAGAGAACTGTAGAATATCAAAAGCGCCTTTAAATTTCATAACGCTGAAGAAAGTTGAAGCAAGCGATACGTCGTCGAACGAAGAATCACGTCTGATGAAAGAAGGTGAAAACGTGGCCACCAGTTCTTCCATTACGCTTATCGTTCCCGGAAACGAGCTAACCGACCAGCAGCCTCCGCGACCTTTCCCATTGAGAAACGCGCCGATACGCGCACAATCCTCTCCTTCGTGGCTCGACCTGGTCGCGAGCGAGCTGACGCAACGCGCATGTGTTCCACTCTCGTTAGGATGTAAGCTTTATGTGGTTAAACTTAGCTGTAAGGTAATTCGCGATTTTAGTATTACGTGGAAGGGGATACCGAGCCACGAGACTAGTTACAAAAAAAGGACGCATCTCGATGTTCAGTTCTTGAGTATTTCTGTCTGTGTAATAAACGGGACGACATTTAACATACCAAATTTTATAACGGCGATGACGATAACGTGTCCCCACGAAGGGATTAGTCACGAGATCTTTCTTTGTAACGAGGGAGTTTCAATTTCTTCGATGAATTCATTGACAACGATCAATTGTGACCACATGAATTCAATGAGAGAACATTTGAATGCCCTGTCGTCGTTCAGTGTGATAGATGGTAGGATGTCGGATTGGTCGCTTGTAACTTTAAGAAAATTGAACGATGAAATTTTTACCTCCACAACAGTTCTCGCACGAAACTGCGTGTTCCTATTAAAAAAGATCTTTAGAAGAATGTATTCGAGACTGGCCTCGAAGAACGAACATCCGGACGCTCGTATCTCTACGAGAACCACGGGCACGTTGATCTTGAACTTAAACGAAAAGACAATGGAGATGTTGTCCTCGGAATATAATGGTATTAGTGACGTGGCAACAATTACTGTTGGTGCTCTTTCATTTCAGGATAATGTTAAGTCTAACGAGCCTTCGGGCACTTATCTAGCGAGCTATAAGTACTCGGGGTCACATGCGTCTTATTCAATTAGTTCGTTGCGctctaatttatttaataaacgaaTCAAGCTAAGATATCAAGCTGTCGTCGGCTTGATCAATGATAAAATTACCCGAGAGGATCTCTGTGATTTGTATCGATTTAAAAGAAGGTTATACAAAGTACACGAAGTTATCGGATTTAATGTTGAGAACGTTTTTACAAAAAGTCTGATCAATTGTAAACGACTTGCTCTCGTCGGTTCGACGCCTCAGACTGCCCGATCGGTCGACGGCCATCATTGTAACGCGAATACCCCGGATTTGAAGAGGACGGATAACGTTGTAGACCTTTACGATTGCAGCCAATTCGAAAGGTCTCGAACAGCTCTCCGTTCAGAGAATAAAACGAGTCCCGAAGATAATCCGACTACTTCGACCCAGTCAGATAAGATCAATGCGAAGTATTCGATTCCTGTTCACTTCGAAAGTAATGAAACTATTGTAAACGGCTCAAACCGAACTCAACTTATCGCATACGCAAGGAATCTCATAGCAGCATCCCTGGGAGTTTCCGCAGGCACTTTACTACAAGCTCACAAAAATGATCTTAAGCAGGCGTTAAAGCTTCTTTTCGGATCGGTCTACAATTTAGATCAGCCCAATTTAGAATATAAGAAACGATGGGGCATTCCTGGCATTCTCAAATTAGCCGGTGGAGGTGAAACCTCTTTGAACAGCGCTGGAGCTACTAATTGGGGCTCTACGCAGACCAGTGCTacaaacaataacaacaacaatcaATCAGGATGGGGTGGTACCTCGGGAAACCCTTCTGGTAACAGCGGGGCACCTGGAAACTGGACTGGAAATAGCGTTAACAGATCTGTTACTGCCAATCAGAATCCAAATCAGAACCAAGGACCCGGTGGACAAAATGTTCCAG GAAATGTAAATAAGGTGAACAATCCAAATCAGCAGTCGAATCAACAATCAGGGCCACCAACTTCTCAGTCGAGTGGTACGACTCAAGGTGGACAAAACAGTAACCAATGGTCACAAGGAAAATCCAACAACCCTGGAGGGCCTGGCCAAAACCTTTCCGgtcaaaataacaataatagttcAGTCCAGCAGCAGCAGTCAAATTCCAGTAGCAATAATAATCAGCCGAATAATCAGGCTCAGGGATCCGTTAACAATAATAACACATCTGCTAGCAATACCCCTTCGACGAAACAACAACTAGAACAATTGAATACAATGAGGGAAGCACTGTTCAGCCAGGATGGTTGGGGCTGT CAACACGTTAATCAAGACACAAACTGGGACGTCCCAACTTCTCCAGAGCCTAGCATGACTAAAGATGGAGTTCCAATGTGGAAGCCACCAGTAAATAACGGTACAGACTTATGGGAAGCCAATCTTCGAAACGGTGGTCAGCCACCACCGCAACAACAAGCAAAAACACCTTGGGGTCATACACCAGCTACAAATATTGGTGGAACTTGGGGCGAGGATGACGACGCAGCTGACTCGTCAAATATGTGGACTGGTGCTCCTACGTCTTCTCAACCAAATTCTGCAGCTGGACAATGGACAACCAGCACAGGCAATCAGTCCGGCATGTGGTCAG GATCTAATTGGGGTGATCCAAGAATTGATCATCGGGATCCTCGAGATCTTCGTTCTGTTGATCCTAGAGAGATGCGGGATCCTCGTGATCATAGGATGTCCTTGGATCCTCGGGAACACATGCGTGTGATGGATCCAATGGCTCGAGATCCTAGAATAGCCGACATGCGCGGTGATCCTCGTGGAATTTCTGGAAGATTGAACGGTGCCAATGCGGATGCCATGTGGGGCCAACCTCCGGGTCCTCCACATCATCAAATGGGACATCAACATCCTTCGGGACCTCCTACGAAAATGTTGAATCCATCTAACATAAATCAGTGGGCTGCCCCACCGCCGAAAGATATTATGCCTGGAAAACCTTCAGGTTGGGAAGAACCTTCCCCACCGACACAAAGAAGAAATGTTCCGAATTACGATGACGGTACAAGTTTGTGGGGTAATCCTGCAGCCAATCAAAGGACAATACCTGGAACTAAAGTTTCTCACTGGAAGGATCTTCCAACGCCAAATTTGGGCAGAACAG GAATGCAATGCCCTCCAGGCATGCCACAGAACAGAATGCCAGGTCAACCTGGAATGAAACCGGATGTAAGTGGACCAATGTGGGGTCATCCTGGTGCACCTGGCGGACGTAATGGTAGTTGGGCAGAAGGACCACATGATACAGGTTCATGGGATGAGCCTAAAACTCCAAGTACCTGGAATGAAGCTCCGTTGAACCCTGGCACTTGGGGTGCACCTAGTACACATAAACCTAAACCAATGGGACCTACTGGAAGCTGGGTCGATGCCGATATGGATTCTGCTCCCAGTTGGGGTCATCCTACAAAACCTACTCTCACAAAGGAAGTTATATGGAACAGCAGGGAGTTCCGATATTTGTGTGATTTGGGATTCAAG AAGGAAGATGTTGAATTGGCCCTCAGGAATCGAGAAATGAACAGAGAAGAAGCTTTGGAACTTCTAAGTCAGTTGCGGCCTTTGGATCAATGGAGAAGACACGACGCACACTCCAGTTATGATCCGACAAATCAAGCTACAACTGCACCAGCATATCCTAGATTTAATCACGTCGCACAACAGATGTCTTTCCCACCG GGTGCTGGAGTACCAAGTGGAAACACAACTGGCAGTGTGGGAGGATCGGTTGCTAGTGCAAGTTTGCTGAAGttacaacaacagcaacaacaagcCGCTGTTCCGTTACAACAACAACAACCTAGTACTAATGCACCTCAACCACCTTTTAATCAG GCTTCCAGAGCTCCTCAAAATCAGCCTAGTACTCAGCAGCTACGTATGTTAGTACAACAAATTCAATTAGCCGTCCAAGAAGGTTACTTAAACCACCAAATTCTAAATCAACCACTTGCACCTCAAACTCTAATACTTTTGAACCAATTATTGCAACAAATCAAAGTACTGCAGCAACTTCATCAGCAACATTCTGTGCAAAGTACAATGAAGGGTAATAATCAATCAGTCCTTCAGATAAGCGTACAAATAACCAAGACGAAACAGCAGAtagcaaatctccaaaatcaaatCGCTGTGCAACAAGCTACTTATATgaagcaacagcagcaacaacagcaacagcagcagcagcagcaacaacagcatcCGGCGCCACCATCTCAGAGTTCGGAATATTACAAGAGTTCTGTACATGATCCCATGTCGGCGTTGCAGAACAGTTTCACGGACTTGACAATGAACAAGGAGCCTCCTGTC AGTCAGCAACAATCAAGACTTAATCAGTGGAAGTTGCCTTCTTTGGACAAGGACGTAGATTTAGTTTCAAACGAGTTTTCGAGAGCGCCAGGAACAACCAGTAAGCCAGCAGCTACACCGGCTGGtttgacacgatcacacagtagtCCTAACATGAATCCTTTGTTGGGTCAAGGAGATGGTACATGGTCCACCAGACTTGGGGAGAGTGGTTGGCCAGATCCAGGTAACACGGACTCCACTGACGGAAAGGACTGGCAGCCAACGGGTGCAGCTGCTGGAGCCGCTGCCTTCACCGACCTAGTACCTGAATTTGAGCCTGGCAAGCCATGGAAG GGTACCCAGATGAAGAGCATCGAGGATGATCCTAGCATTACTCCGGGCTCTGTGGTCCGTTCACCACTGTCTCTGGCAACGATCAAAGATCCCGATGCCATCTTCTCTTCAAGCAGCAAGACTTCACCGCCACCGCAACAACCTACTAATCCTGATACATCAATACCAAGTTTAAGTAATTCTACATGGACGTTCAATCCACCTGCCACTACTCCAAGTGCTTTTACAAG TGCGAAAAATACTTGGGGTGAATCTGCACCACCACCGACTGCAGTCACTTCAGAACTCTGGGGAGCACCGATGAGTAAGGTTCGTGGTCCACCGCCAGGACTGAGCAGCAAGGCCACAGGGAATACAAGCAATGGCTGGGCAGGTCTTGGCACCGTTGGTAGATCATCTAGTTCATGGGGTCTTCAATCAAGCACAAATGCTGGCTGGGTTTCCACCTGGCTACTACTAAAAAATTTGACGCCTCAAATTGATGGTTCTACATTGAAAACACTTTGTATGCAGCACGGTCCTGTTCAAGACTTTCGACTATACCTCAATCATGGAATTGCGTTAACAAAGTACTCATCGAGAGACGAGGCTATCAAG